The genomic interval TACGTCAACGGCCCCCTTGGCGATAAGATCGAGGACGAGCGCCGCCTGCTCTCGATCCGCAAGAAGCTCCTGGCCGCCCTGGAAGACCCGGACTGCGCCCCCGTGGCGCCGAAGGACAAATCGGCCGCCGGCAAGGCGCGCAAGGATACGGCGAAGGGCCGCAATCTCGCGGGCGACGGCAAGACCAAACCGGCGGCCAAGCGCCGCCGCGAAGGCGCTACGCCGGCTTAGAACCGAAGCCTGAGAAGACCCGCTCGGAGTTTGATAAGGTGTCAAATTGTCCTGGCTGTTCTTGAATCAGCGAAAGGCGGTCGATCGCCTGGTCAAGCGATTGGAACGGATCGGCGTGCGATCGGTCACGATCGAGGACTCTGATTCGGCCTACGTCCCGGCGCGCATGATCCTCTCTGTTCCCTGGAAAGGCGACTTGGAGCTGATCTGGCATCGCCAGTGGTGGGACGGTATACAGCAGGAAGATAACTATGTAGCGCTCAAGTTCGGTGACGAGGAAGAGAGGATCGTCGGTATTGCGGAGCTATTCCGCCAGAAGTTCGACAAGCCGCTCATCGAAGTCATCATCGATCACATTGCGGACGCTGTGCAAAGCCGCCTGAGGGCTCCGGCCGCTGGGAAAGCTCCCACTGACGACGAAGCATCGGACGAAGGTCGAAATGACGATCTCCCGTGACGAGCAACTCGAGAAGCTGCGCAAGGCGGGCCGGGTCGTGGCGCGCACTCTAGCGGCCATGGGCGAGAAGCTGGAACCCGGCATGACGACCCGGGAGCTGGATGACATCGGCCGAGCGCTGCTGGCGCGCGAGGGTGCACGCCCGGCGCCGGAAATCACCTACGGCTTTCCGGGGGCTACCTGCATCAGCGTCTTTCCGCAGATCGCCCACGGCGTTCCGGGGGACCGGAAGCTCGAGGCGGGTGACCTGGTCAACATCGACGTCTCGGCCGTGCTGGAGGGCTACTTCGCCGACACTGGGGCGAGCTTCGTGATCCCGCCGGCGCCGCAGAGGCTCCGTCGGCTCTGCCGCGACGGACGCCGGGCGCTCTGGTCGGGGATCAAGGCGGTCCGCTCGGGCGCGCGCTTGGCGAGGATCGGCGAGGCGGTCGAGGACTTCGCCCGCCGCGGCCGCTACTCGCTGATCCGCAACCTGGCCAGCCACGGGGTCGGCGGCGCGTTGCACGAGGATCCGACCGCGATCCCGACCTGGCGCGATGCTGGCGAGCGCCGCGCGATTCACCGCGGCGCGGTCTTTACCATCGAGCCCTTCCTGTCCCTGGGCTCGTCCTGGGCGGTCGAGGCCGGCGACGGCTGGACCCTCCTGGCCGACACGGGCAAGCCGACGGTCCAGTACGAGCACACCCTGGTCGCCACGGACCGCGGCGCCCTGGTAGTGACCTTGCCGAACTGACCGGAGCGCTCAGAGACCTTCGGCCAGCACCCGCTTCACCGCAGCAACGGTCCGCGTCACGTCGTCCTCGGTCGTGCGCCAGTTGCAGACCGAGACCCGCATGGCGCGCTTGCCGTTCCAGGTGGTGCCGCCGAACCAGGCCGTGCCTTCGGCCTGGAGGCGGACGATCACCGCGTCCGTGCGGCGGTCGTGGTCGCCGGCTTCGTCGAGGAAGCGCAGCAGGCCCTGGTTGATCACCGGGCGGGCCAGGATCTCGACCCCGGGCAGGGCACCGATCTCGCCCACCAGGCGGGCGGCGTGGTCGCAGCAGCGCTCGACGATCCCGGCAATGCCCGCCCGGCCAAGGGCACGAATCGCGGCGTAGGCGGGGAAGCCCCGGGCGCGGCGCGACCATTCGGGGTTCCAGTCCTTCTGGTTGCGGGCGCCTTCGACCGGCTGGGAATAGCTCGCCGTCTGGGTGAAGGCGGCGCGGTGCGCCTCCGGGTCGGCGACGAAGACGAAGCCCGAATCGAAGGGCAGGTTCAGCCACTTGTGGCCGTCGGTTGCCCAGGAATCGGCCTCCGCGACGCCCTCGAGCAGATGACGGAAGCGCGGGGAGGTCGCGGCCCAGAGCCCGAAGGCACCGTCGACGTGGACCCAGGCGCCGGCCGCCTTGGCCAGGGCGCAGGCCGGTCCGAAGGGATCGAAGACGCCGCAGTTCAGATCCCCGGCCTGCAGCACCAGGATGACCGGGCGTTCCGGCTCGGTCTCGAGCGCCGTCTCGAGCTCGCCCAGGCCGATGCGGCCGCCGTCGTCCGAAGGGACGATCTCGAGCGCGTCGCTGCCGAAGCCCAGCAGGCGGACGGCGCGCAGCAGGGATTCGTGCCGGTTCGCGCTGGTCAGGACCCGCAGCGGCGGGGCGCCGGCCAGGCCCCGCAGCGGCGGGGCGCCGGCCAGGCCCCGGCGCTCGACGTCCCAGCCGCGCTCCCGCAGCAGCCGGTTGCGGGCGGCGGCCAGGGCCGTGGCGTGGGCCCCCTGGCAGCCGGTCACGAAACCGAAGGAGGCATCGGCGGGCAGGCCGAGAAGTTCCTTCAGCCAGGCGCCGCAGACCTCCTCGACCACGGCCGCCGCCGGGCTGCAGGCGAAGGCGGCGGCGTTCTGGTCCCAGGCCGCGGCCAGCCAGTCGGCGGCCAGCGCTGCCGGGTGGCTGCCGCCGATCACCCAGCCGAAGAAACGCCCGCCAGTGGAGTCGAGAATCCCGCCCTCGACGTCACGGACCAGGTCGTCGATGACCTGCGTTGCCGGGGCGCCGGTCTCGGGCAGCGGGCCGCCCAGGCGCGCCCGCAGCGTCTCGGCATCGGCCGTTGCGCCGACCGGGCGGTGGTCCAGGCCCTCCAGATAGTCCAGCGCGTGGGCCGCGGCACGCTGGAGGATTTCGGATTCGGACATGGAGAATCTTTCCTTCGAGGATGGCGGTCCCGAAGGCTAGCGGCCGCGCCTCCTGAAACTCAACAGACAGCCGCGTCGGATCCTTCGAAGGCTGCGGCGACCGCGGCGAGCTTCTCGGGGTTGCGCACGACGTAGATCGCGGCGATGCGATCGTCCCGCACCTCGATGCTGAAAGTGTGGTCGAGTTCGCCGTCCACGTAGACGACGAATCCGGGCGCACCGTTGATCTCGGCGGGATGGAAGGCACTGGTACCGCCCCGGGCCCGGTGCTTGCGGACCAGGCCGGTGAAGAAGAGTGCAATTCGCG from Kiloniellales bacterium carries:
- the map gene encoding type I methionyl aminopeptidase, encoding MTISRDEQLEKLRKAGRVVARTLAAMGEKLEPGMTTRELDDIGRALLAREGARPAPEITYGFPGATCISVFPQIAHGVPGDRKLEAGDLVNIDVSAVLEGYFADTGASFVIPPAPQRLRRLCRDGRRALWSGIKAVRSGARLARIGEAVEDFARRGRYSLIRNLASHGVGGALHEDPTAIPTWRDAGERRAIHRGAVFTIEPFLSLGSSWAVEAGDGWTLLADTGKPTVQYEHTLVATDRGALVVTLPN
- a CDS encoding pyridoxal-dependent decarboxylase gives rise to the protein MSESEILQRAAAHALDYLEGLDHRPVGATADAETLRARLGGPLPETGAPATQVIDDLVRDVEGGILDSTGGRFFGWVIGGSHPAALAADWLAAAWDQNAAAFACSPAAAVVEEVCGAWLKELLGLPADASFGFVTGCQGAHATALAAARNRLLRERGWDVERRGLAGAPPLRGLAGAPPLRVLTSANRHESLLRAVRLLGFGSDALEIVPSDDGGRIGLGELETALETEPERPVILVLQAGDLNCGVFDPFGPACALAKAAGAWVHVDGAFGLWAATSPRFRHLLEGVAEADSWATDGHKWLNLPFDSGFVFVADPEAHRAAFTQTASYSQPVEGARNQKDWNPEWSRRARGFPAYAAIRALGRAGIAGIVERCCDHAARLVGEIGALPGVEILARPVINQGLLRFLDEAGDHDRRTDAVIVRLQAEGTAWFGGTTWNGKRAMRVSVCNWRTTEDDVTRTVAAVKRVLAEGL